TGCGCGGCGAGCGCGCTGAGTAAGCCACCGAACAGGCGCGCAACGTTCTCGGGCAGTTTGCCGGCATGAACCGGTGGCGCACTGCCCAGCCGCGGCGCAATGAGCGCATGCCGAATGTGTACCGACACCAGTCGAAACGGCGTCTTGGCAACGAGGTCGGCGCTTTCGGCGCCGGGGATGCAGGCAATGTCGCCGGACGCGAGCGCTACACCGTCGACACGTTGCGCTGTGCTCAACTCGGCCTGACCGTCGAGCAGCATGATGAGAAGGAAGCCGCGCTCGCCCCCCGCTCTGGCGGACACGATCTGCGGCGTCGACGAAATCACGGAGAGTTCGATGCCCCCCGGCGTGCGATGCGTGAGCAAGGTGCCATGCAGCGGCTGGTCGGGCGAGGGCGACCGGAAGTGCAGACGCGCGTCGAGCAGACGGGCCTGCCACGCAGGCCCGCGCTGATCGTAGGCATAGGATTCGGTAGAGAAGTGCGCGCGATCCAAAACCCGTCCTCCTTCGGTAATGACAATGACGGCACCCCGGCGCGGCGCCGAGTGCGGGCGCCGCGCCGGGGATGGCGTCGACCAGGCGTCAATAGTGCAAGCCCGCTAACCGAACTGCAACTGTCCCCGCATCGCGGCCACGAAAACAAAGCCGATGAACGTGCCGACGATGGCGAAGATCCCACCAAGCACATTGGGTGCGGGAATGGGGGCGCGCACGCTCGTGTACAGCACACCGGTCACCAATCCCACGGCGGCGGCTTGTAACTCGGTGGCGCCAAGGGTGATTTCTACCATGACGGCCTCCTCAGGAAGAACGGGCGGTGAGTGTTTCATTGGCCCCTTCGGCCGGCGGGCGCCCCAACGTGACCGACCGGCGCCACGCGTTCACGATCAGATAGCCGAGGTACGTGAAGATGATGGCGAAGATGCCGCCGAGCACGTTCGGCGCGGGAATGGGCAGATTGAGCCAGGAATACAGCGTCCCGGTGACCAATCCGACGATCAGGGCGACAAGCTCGTTGCGCCCGATGTAGACGTAATGCATGGCGGGTTCTCCTGTTGCGGTGCGGCGCCGGACCGATTACGACTTCGTCGACTTGGGCGGGAAGATGCTGCGCGGCATGGTGCAGTGCACCCCTTGCGTGCCATCGACTACCTGCGTGACGCCGAAGTCCGCGGCCACGCTCATGAGCGAGTAGGCGTCGTCGCGCGACAATCCCTGCTGTTCCGTGAGCAACTGGATCATGTCGCGTGCGGCGTTCTTGCCCGCTTCGTCCAGATCCTGATGGAAGCCGTGAACGATCCAGCAGTCGGGCGTTTCCAGCAGCGGCGAGGGGAACTCGAAGTCTTTGCGCAGCACGACCTGGAACAGCACGTTGAGCGAGGCTTCGATGGCTGTGCCGCTGACTTCGCCGTCGCCTTGCGAGATGTGCGGATCGCCGATGGAGAACAGGCCGCCGTCGACCTGCACCTTGTAGTACATGGTGGCCCCGGCGCCGATGCGCCAGTTATCGATGTTGCCGCCATGCAGGCCGGGTTCGACGGTCGTGACACGGCCTTGCGCGTCGGGGGCGACGCCCGCGGTGCCGAGGTGAGGGCGCACGGGCACGCGCACGCCGGCGAGTGCCGGCTGTTTGCAGCATTCGCGGTGATCGACGATCTTGCCGGGTGTGGTGAGCTTGCCCGGATAGTCGAAGGCGAAGAGGGCGTGGGCGGTGTTCGAGCGGTTATCGAGCTCGTAGATCGTCACGCGTTCCTTCTGGAAATCGTCGTACAACTGGCCCCAATGGGCCGCCACGTTGGCACCGAAACGAAAGCGGGGAATCATCTGAAGGTAGCGGACTTCTAGCATATCGCCCGGCTTCGCCCCTTCCA
This window of the Pandoraea fibrosis genome carries:
- a CDS encoding DUF1427 family protein, yielding MVEITLGATELQAAAVGLVTGVLYTSVRAPIPAPNVLGGIFAIVGTFIGFVFVAAMRGQLQFG
- a CDS encoding XapX domain-containing protein, with amino-acid sequence MHYVYIGRNELVALIVGLVTGTLYSWLNLPIPAPNVLGGIFAIIFTYLGYLIVNAWRRSVTLGRPPAEGANETLTARSS
- a CDS encoding acetamidase/formamidase family protein, producing the protein MLHDLPARPDTVHWGYFDATQTPALTIKSGDFIRAEAVTHHAGDAPDLMMDDAVRAIYDKIPHEDRNPGVHIMTGPIYVEGAKPGDMLEVRYLQMIPRFRFGANVAAHWGQLYDDFQKERVTIYELDNRSNTAHALFAFDYPGKLTTPGKIVDHRECCKQPALAGVRVPVRPHLGTAGVAPDAQGRVTTVEPGLHGGNIDNWRIGAGATMYYKVQVDGGLFSIGDPHISQGDGEVSGTAIEASLNVLFQVVLRKDFEFPSPLLETPDCWIVHGFHQDLDEAGKNAARDMIQLLTEQQGLSRDDAYSLMSVAADFGVTQVVDGTQGVHCTMPRSIFPPKSTKS